The Nitrosopumilus sp. b3 sequence TGGTGCACAAGTAGCTGGAGGCGTAATTATTTATCCCAAAGGATTTCAAAAAAAGATCAGTCAATTATGTAAAAAATATGATGTACTATTTGTGCTAGATGAGATTGCAACAGGATTTGGCAGATTAGGTTCTATGCTGCAATATGAAGAACAAAAAAGTATTCCCAATATTGTTGCATATGGAAAGATGCTAACCGGAGGATACCTGACAATGGCTGCAACATTATCAAGTAAAAAAATCTATGATTCATTTTTAGGAGAATTTAATGATTGGAAGCATCTATTCCACGGACATACCTATACGGGTAATCCAATTTCTGCAGCAGTTGCAGATCAAAATCTCAAAATGTATCAAAAGAAAAAACTAATTAAAAAAATTCAAAAAACATCAAAAGTATTTGAGAAATTTTATCAGGAAATATCAGAGATTGATATTGTTGGCGATATTAGACATAAGGGAATGCTCATGGGAATTGAACTAGTTACAGATAAGGAGAAAAAGACCCCAATTCATCCTAAAAAATCAATAAACAAGATATTCTTCGAAGAGGGAAGAAAGCAAGGAATCTACCTACGTACACTAGGAAATATTGTCATGCTTGTTCCACCCTTGGCAATCTCCGAAAAAGAGTTAGAATTACTACTTTGCAGGGCAATAAAGACAATTCAGGCTGCAAAGAAGCAAGTAATTTGACTGTTAACCCCCTAACTTATGATAGGTTAACATTTCCATTATTGTTATAAATAGAATATTTGATAATGGTAGTATGAGTACTCGGGAATTTATCAAAGAGTGTCAAGAGAAAGTATTTTCTGGAATAGGGATTTCACCTGATGACGCAGAAAAATTATTGAATACACCAGATGAAAATTTAAAAGAATTAGCAAGGTGTGCAAATGAAATTACCCGCGACTTTAATGGTAAGAAAGTTGATGTGGAGCAACTAAACAACATTAAAAAAAATGCATGTAGTGAAGATTGCACTTTTTGCGGACAGTCAGCATTTTTCGATACTGGAATAGAAACATATCAACTTCCATCACCAGAGGAGGTTGTAAGTAAAGCGCAAAAAGCAAAAAATGAAGGTGCAGAATCATATTGTCTTGTAGCGGCATGGAGAGAGCCATCTGCAAAAGATTTTGAAAAAGTTTGCAATATCATATCTCAAATTAATAATAAAGTTGGAATCAGTGTAGAATGCAGCCTAGGATTTCTTACACCAGAACAAGCACAAAAACTAAAAGAACTCAATGTGAAAAGATACAACCATAATCTAGAGACTGCCAAATCAAAATTTTCAGAAATCTGTACCACGCATACCTATGAAGACAGATTAAAGACATTGGGTATTGCTAGAGACGCAGGACTTGAATTATGTACTGGTGGAATTATTGGACTTGGAGAAACAAGAGAGCAAAGATTAGAGTTGGCAATAGAATTAGGAAGACTATATCCTGAAGAAGTAACAATTAACATTCTAGTCCCAATGCCAGGAACTCCACTTGAATTACAAACTGATCTTCCCAATTCAGAAATAGTGAGAATGTTTTCAGTGATTCGATTCCTATTACCAGAATCAGTAATCAAGATTTCAGGAGGAAGAGAATCGAAACTAGATGATTCAGGTGAAGAGCTTTTACAAAGTGGTGCAAATGGAATAATCACTGCAGGATATCTTACGATGGGTGGAAATGAGGCTAAAAAAGATAGAGAATTAATAGAAAAAATTGGCCTCCAAGCATAAACTAAATTTTATAGATTCAGAACTACAAAATCTAAAACAAGCCAACCTCTATAGAAAATTAAGATACAGTACAGCTACTGGTTCACAAATTGCCATTAATAATAAAAAATTACTAAATTTATGCTCTAATGATTACCTAGGAATTCCAAATACAAAAATCCAAATAAATCAATTACAATCAAGTTCCAGACTTGTTTCTGGAAACGATAAATCATTTAACAAATTAGAAAAAATTCTTGCAAATCACAAATCACAAGGAAGTAGTCTTGTTTACCCTACAGGATACATGGCAAATTTGGGTGCAATCACTGCAATTGCAAAAAAAGGAGATATAATTTTCAGTGATGAATTAAATCATGCAAGCATAATCGAGTCATGCAAATTATCAGATGCCAAAATAGTGATTTACAAACACAATGATATGGAGGATTTAGAAAAGAAAATGAAAATCAAAGGAAAAAACAAGTTTGTAGTTACTGAAGGAGTGTTCAGCATGGATGGAGATTTTTCTTCGCTAAAACAAATTACAGAATTAGCTGAAAAACAAAAAGTAATCACTATTGTAGATGATGCACACGGGGACTTTGTAATTGGAAAAGATGGAAAAGGCACACCAAATCATTTCAATGTTACAAAAAAAATTGATTTGTACATTAGTAGTTTAAGTAAAGGTTTAGGATCATTTGGAGGATATGTGGCATCACAGAATAATGTAATTGATTTATGTATCAATAAATCAAAATCATTTATCTATACATCCGCACTTCCTTCATTTTTGATTGATTATTCAATTAAAAGATTTGAATCAAATAGAGAAAAACAAAAGAAAAAACTTGAAGAGAATACAAAACATCTAATCAAAGGACTAAAACAGATTGGATTTGAAATTAATTCAAAAACTCACATAATCCCAATAATTATTGGAAATGAAAAGAATGCAATGAAATTTGGCAAATTCTTGTTTGATAATGGCGTATTTGCTCAGCCAATCAGATATCCAACGGTTCCAAAAGATCAGGCTAGATTAAGAATCTCAGTCACAGCATGGCTATCATATACGGATATTAAAAAAGCACTTGAAATTTTTGAAAAGGCCCATAAAAAATTCAGATGACTAGCGCACAGCATCAAATCCACCAAGTGCAGGAGATCCTACAATCACGGCAATGGTGATAACTATTCCTAATGCAATTCCCACTATAATGAATCGCTTATTCATACTAAAACTAACAGAATCCCAGATAAAAACGGATTGTAAACTTTTGGAAAAGATGTGGAAGAATGCTTTAAAGGAAAAATTACTAAATTAATTCATGACTGAAATCACACTTGCAGTGGCAGCACTTGCAGGATTAGGTTCATTTGTAGCTCCATGTATTTTACCAATGATCCCAGCATTTCTAGCATATATTTCTGGAACCACACTAACTGAATTAAATCAAAAGGGGAATTCCAAAACAATCGCAGTAAACAGAACCAACATTGTATTAAATTCAATATTTTTTGTTCTAGGGTTTTCTGCAGTATTTTCAATATTAGGAGTAATAATTAACAGCGTTCTAGGCTCTGCAGTTGGAGAATTTGTAGACATTTTAAATCAGGTTGGAGGAATTATCATCGTAGGTTTTGGAGTTTTCCTACTCTTATCTACAAAGATCAACAAGCTAAACATGGAAAAGAAGTTCTTTCCTAAAATGAATAAGGCCAGTTATCCAATGTCATTTGTTTTTGGACTTGCATTTGCAGTTGGATGGACACCATGTGTTGGACCAATATTGGGAACAATTCTTACTCTTGCATCTACTACTCCGTCTGTTGCTTTTAATTTACTACTTGTATACTCACTAGGTTTAGGGATTCCATTCATTGTTATTGGCATATTTTATTCTAGAGTAAATAGAGTTATCCGCTCAATGAGTAAGCATCTAAAATATTACAACATGGTATTAGGTGGATTTATTGTAATTTTAGGAATTCTAGTATTCACAAATCAATTGGCATATATTGCAAATTTTCCACTTC is a genomic window containing:
- the bioA gene encoding adenosylmethionine--8-amino-7-oxononanoate transaminase, giving the protein MNTSFVWHPNTQMKEWDSFEEIKSAKGVWLTDSKGKKIIDAVASMWCNVWGHSNSELVKTIINQSKKLQHSSMFNLTNEPAESLAKNVVKISPGMHKVFYSDNGSSAMEIAIKIALQYWKNIGDKKKTKIATVENGYHGDTFGAMSVGYVPEFFGKFKKQLFTTLQFPVPNKYRIPKGFSVSDYQNHCLEKIEKRFSRDNDIAAFIMESGAQVAGGVIIYPKGFQKKISQLCKKYDVLFVLDEIATGFGRLGSMLQYEEQKSIPNIVAYGKMLTGGYLTMAATLSSKKIYDSFLGEFNDWKHLFHGHTYTGNPISAAVADQNLKMYQKKKLIKKIQKTSKVFEKFYQEISEIDIVGDIRHKGMLMGIELVTDKEKKTPIHPKKSINKIFFEEGRKQGIYLRTLGNIVMLVPPLAISEKELELLLCRAIKTIQAAKKQVI
- the bioB gene encoding biotin synthase BioB — translated: MSTREFIKECQEKVFSGIGISPDDAEKLLNTPDENLKELARCANEITRDFNGKKVDVEQLNNIKKNACSEDCTFCGQSAFFDTGIETYQLPSPEEVVSKAQKAKNEGAESYCLVAAWREPSAKDFEKVCNIISQINNKVGISVECSLGFLTPEQAQKLKELNVKRYNHNLETAKSKFSEICTTHTYEDRLKTLGIARDAGLELCTGGIIGLGETREQRLELAIELGRLYPEEVTINILVPMPGTPLELQTDLPNSEIVRMFSVIRFLLPESVIKISGGRESKLDDSGEELLQSGANGIITAGYLTMGGNEAKKDRELIEKIGLQA
- a CDS encoding aminotransferase class I/II-fold pyridoxal phosphate-dependent enzyme, producing the protein MASKHKLNFIDSELQNLKQANLYRKLRYSTATGSQIAINNKKLLNLCSNDYLGIPNTKIQINQLQSSSRLVSGNDKSFNKLEKILANHKSQGSSLVYPTGYMANLGAITAIAKKGDIIFSDELNHASIIESCKLSDAKIVIYKHNDMEDLEKKMKIKGKNKFVVTEGVFSMDGDFSSLKQITELAEKQKVITIVDDAHGDFVIGKDGKGTPNHFNVTKKIDLYISSLSKGLGSFGGYVASQNNVIDLCINKSKSFIYTSALPSFLIDYSIKRFESNREKQKKKLEENTKHLIKGLKQIGFEINSKTHIIPIIIGNEKNAMKFGKFLFDNGVFAQPIRYPTVPKDQARLRISVTAWLSYTDIKKALEIFEKAHKKFR
- a CDS encoding cytochrome c biogenesis protein CcdA → MTEITLAVAALAGLGSFVAPCILPMIPAFLAYISGTTLTELNQKGNSKTIAVNRTNIVLNSIFFVLGFSAVFSILGVIINSVLGSAVGEFVDILNQVGGIIIVGFGVFLLLSTKINKLNMEKKFFPKMNKASYPMSFVFGLAFAVGWTPCVGPILGTILTLASTTPSVAFNLLLVYSLGLGIPFIVIGIFYSRVNRVIRSMSKHLKYYNMVLGGFIVILGILVFTNQLAYIANFPLLNELIFLG